One genomic window of Peromyscus maniculatus bairdii isolate BWxNUB_F1_BW_parent chromosome 2, HU_Pman_BW_mat_3.1, whole genome shotgun sequence includes the following:
- the LOC102905859 gene encoding uncharacterized protein LOC102905859 isoform X1 — protein sequence MAMELSSNCECPNCLEGIHSESNRNSSRKKDDGAPYARSSKKSTLSPIMKRFLSQCYSNRLENGNKEDPGFLPSERESSMGFSQRQNLSETSKNTKQKTKPLRELTIQELLRKFGDGGKFQPYSKSLGHFRDHGVVKFRRALYYSGIWVKRVQSSKLEKHFSANYFKRNPSSLHRLIPWLKRELTAVYGDNGYTVKNVLAAILHHMTKFNLNSESFTQLLEPYLLQHTHHFLHEFISFVHSSYNLETYDRSAVYQCPVSKWMKNKNAFSTPVLSLPEDFSLVVSHQGTKRSKNTRVQWNKTRPRPHSSLKQFPNGSNSSRHPKTSTTHQKTADKFHVWTEDEWELDDFKDVVCTTNLLLDWDNLRESSPGTECYKNDNQEKKAEGKKLLPGHVQAPQRSRASSHISGASVDPNQVPPRKYNLRERNVVRPGQQVHYQKKEKKKLEESSPKGYQRLPRERTLINSKSRERDHSSNCISGNFLFPTRNDKMLGSSRKKKRKYSQSSQCVEVGSQQRARTQSRSSSRTPRSESWCVGSRKRSISRDRDNLSTRGNHRRKCLTQNIRRGPSRGSVHGCESAYRMASLTPGYHGKNYNTPSLGKMKESDDVIEASYGISRTNRSTIFLIN from the coding sequence ATGGCGATGGAGCTTTCATCGAACTGTGAGTGTCCTAACTGTTTGGAAGGTATTCACAGTGAGTCTAACCGGAATTCTTCCAGAAAGAAAGATGATGGTGCACCATACGCCAGATCAAGTAAGAAATCCACACTTTCTCCCATCATGAAACGCTTTCTTTCTCAGTGTTATTCCAACAGGCTGGAGAAtggtaacaaggaagaccctggGTTTCTCCCTTCAGAGCGGGAAAGTTCCATGGGCTTTTCTCAAAGACAAAATCTCAGTGAGACATCAAAGAACACCAAACAGAAGACCAAACCATTGAGAGAACTGACTATCCAAGAACTACTGAGGAAGTTTGGAGACGGTGGGAAGTTCCAACCGTACTCCAAGTCCTTGGGCCACTTTAGAGACCACGGGGTTGTGAAGTTCAGAAGAGCACTGTATTATTCTGGAATCTGGGTAAAACGTGTTCAAAGCTCTAAATTGGAAAAGCACTTTTCAGctaattatttcaaaagaaatccCAGTAGCCTCCACCGGCTGATTCCCTGGCTGAAACGGGAACTCACAGCTGTTTATGGAGACAATGGCTACACAGTTAAGAATGTTCTAGCTGCTATTCTCCATCACATGACAAAATTTAACTTAAACAGTGAATCTTTCACTCAGCTACTGGAGCCTTATCTTCTACAACATACCCATCACTTTCTGCACGAGTTTATCAGTTTTGTTCATTCATCTTACAACTTGGAGACCTATGACCGGAGTGCCGTCTATCAGTGTCCCGTTTCAAAATGGATGAAAAACAAGAACGCTTTTTCAACTCCAGTCTTGTCTTTGCCTGAGGATTTCTCCCTCGTGGTGTCTCATCAAGGTACCAAGCGGTCTAAGAACACCCGGGTTCAGTGGAATAAGACTAGGCCGAGGCCTCACTCTAGCTTGAAACAGTTTCCAAATGGCAGTAATTCCTCACGACATCCCAAAACCTCAACAACCCATCAGAAAACAGCAGACAAATTCCATGTTTGGACTGAAGACGAATGGGAATTAGATGATTTCAAGGATGTGGTTTGCACTACCAATTTGTTACTGGATTGGGATAATCTCAGGGAAAGCAGCCCAGGCACAGAGTGTTACAAAAACGATAATCAAGAGAAAAAGGCAGAAGGCAAAAAGCTGCTCCCTGGCCATGTCCAGGCTCCGCAGAGGAGTAGAGCAAGTTCCCACATCAGCGGAGCATCAGTGGATCCTAATCAAGTACCACCAAGAAAGTACAATTTAAGGGAAAGGAATGTTGTGCGTCCTGGCCAACAGGTACAttatcagaaaaaagaaaaaaagaagcttgAAGAATCTTCACCAAAGGGTTATCAAAGATTGCCTAGAGAAAGGACCTTGATAAACAGCAAATCCAGAGAAAGGGATCATTCTAGTAATTGTATCTCTGGAAATTTCCTCTTTCCCACTAGAAATGATAAAATGCTGGGTTCTtctagaaaaaagaagagaaagtacaGCCAGTCTTCCCAGTGTGTAGAAGTTGGTTCACAACAAAGGGCAAGAACCCAAAGTcgatccagttccaggacacccagatcCGAATCCTGGTGTGTTGGATCCAGAAAGCGATCCATAAGCAGAGATCGGGATAATCTCTCTACGAGGGGAAATCACAGAAGGAAATGTCTCACCCAAAATATACGCCGTGGGCCATCAAGAGGAAGTGTGCACGGCTGTGAATCTGCCTACAGGATGGCATCCTTGACCCCAGGGTACCATGGCAAG
- the LOC102905859 gene encoding uncharacterized protein LOC102905859 isoform X2 — protein sequence MAMELSSNCECPNCLEGIHSESNRNSSRKKDDGAPYARSSKKSTLSPIMKRFLSQCYSNRLENGNKEDPGFLPSERESSMGFSQRQNLSETSKNTKQKTKPLRELTIQELLRKFGDGGKFQPYSKSLGHFRDHGVVKFRRALYYSGIWVKRVQSSKLEKHFSANYFKRNPSSLHRLIPWLKRELTAVYGDNGYTVKNVLAAILHHMTKFNLNSESFTQLLEPYLLQHTHHFLHEFISFVHSSYNLETYDRSAVYQCPVSKWMKNKNAFSTPVLSLPEDFSLVVSHQGTKRSKNTRVQWNKTRPRPHSSLKQFPNGSNSSRHPKTSTTHQKTADKFHVWTEDEWELDDFKDVVCTTNLLLDWDNLRESSPGTECYKNDNQEKKAEGKKLLPGHVQAPQRSRASSHISGASVDPNQVPPRKYNLRERNVVRPGQQVHYQKKEKKKLEESSPKGYQRLPRERTLINSKSRERDHSSNCISGNFLFPTRNDKMLGSSRKKKRKYSQSSQCVEVGSQQRARTQSRSSSRTPRSESWCVGSRKRSISRDRDNLSTRGNHRRKCLTQNIRRGPSRGSVHGCESAYRMASLTPGYHGKVCLTSGWRHSCASAEL from the coding sequence ATGGCGATGGAGCTTTCATCGAACTGTGAGTGTCCTAACTGTTTGGAAGGTATTCACAGTGAGTCTAACCGGAATTCTTCCAGAAAGAAAGATGATGGTGCACCATACGCCAGATCAAGTAAGAAATCCACACTTTCTCCCATCATGAAACGCTTTCTTTCTCAGTGTTATTCCAACAGGCTGGAGAAtggtaacaaggaagaccctggGTTTCTCCCTTCAGAGCGGGAAAGTTCCATGGGCTTTTCTCAAAGACAAAATCTCAGTGAGACATCAAAGAACACCAAACAGAAGACCAAACCATTGAGAGAACTGACTATCCAAGAACTACTGAGGAAGTTTGGAGACGGTGGGAAGTTCCAACCGTACTCCAAGTCCTTGGGCCACTTTAGAGACCACGGGGTTGTGAAGTTCAGAAGAGCACTGTATTATTCTGGAATCTGGGTAAAACGTGTTCAAAGCTCTAAATTGGAAAAGCACTTTTCAGctaattatttcaaaagaaatccCAGTAGCCTCCACCGGCTGATTCCCTGGCTGAAACGGGAACTCACAGCTGTTTATGGAGACAATGGCTACACAGTTAAGAATGTTCTAGCTGCTATTCTCCATCACATGACAAAATTTAACTTAAACAGTGAATCTTTCACTCAGCTACTGGAGCCTTATCTTCTACAACATACCCATCACTTTCTGCACGAGTTTATCAGTTTTGTTCATTCATCTTACAACTTGGAGACCTATGACCGGAGTGCCGTCTATCAGTGTCCCGTTTCAAAATGGATGAAAAACAAGAACGCTTTTTCAACTCCAGTCTTGTCTTTGCCTGAGGATTTCTCCCTCGTGGTGTCTCATCAAGGTACCAAGCGGTCTAAGAACACCCGGGTTCAGTGGAATAAGACTAGGCCGAGGCCTCACTCTAGCTTGAAACAGTTTCCAAATGGCAGTAATTCCTCACGACATCCCAAAACCTCAACAACCCATCAGAAAACAGCAGACAAATTCCATGTTTGGACTGAAGACGAATGGGAATTAGATGATTTCAAGGATGTGGTTTGCACTACCAATTTGTTACTGGATTGGGATAATCTCAGGGAAAGCAGCCCAGGCACAGAGTGTTACAAAAACGATAATCAAGAGAAAAAGGCAGAAGGCAAAAAGCTGCTCCCTGGCCATGTCCAGGCTCCGCAGAGGAGTAGAGCAAGTTCCCACATCAGCGGAGCATCAGTGGATCCTAATCAAGTACCACCAAGAAAGTACAATTTAAGGGAAAGGAATGTTGTGCGTCCTGGCCAACAGGTACAttatcagaaaaaagaaaaaaagaagcttgAAGAATCTTCACCAAAGGGTTATCAAAGATTGCCTAGAGAAAGGACCTTGATAAACAGCAAATCCAGAGAAAGGGATCATTCTAGTAATTGTATCTCTGGAAATTTCCTCTTTCCCACTAGAAATGATAAAATGCTGGGTTCTtctagaaaaaagaagagaaagtacaGCCAGTCTTCCCAGTGTGTAGAAGTTGGTTCACAACAAAGGGCAAGAACCCAAAGTcgatccagttccaggacacccagatcCGAATCCTGGTGTGTTGGATCCAGAAAGCGATCCATAAGCAGAGATCGGGATAATCTCTCTACGAGGGGAAATCACAGAAGGAAATGTCTCACCCAAAATATACGCCGTGGGCCATCAAGAGGAAGTGTGCACGGCTGTGAATCTGCCTACAGGATGGCATCCTTGACCCCAGGGTACCATGGCAAGGTTTGTTTAACCTCTGGGTGGAGACACAGCTGTGCCTCTGCAG